In Trichoderma atroviride chromosome 2, complete sequence, one DNA window encodes the following:
- a CDS encoding uncharacterized protein (EggNog:ENOG41~SECRETED:SignalP(1-17)), with protein sequence MLKFSVTLLAGAAMVAAFPPSIIKAPTESVPDTVDFSVPQGNWMPSRTTPDVPSAANVKLAARATGEKVSNGNIARFDNSNIQDGAGDGVDSYTLYLGSGSTSAGWPDQSRWVSFENMFNNYKPQMFAACGNQDGRIPNTDGPEVGAIWDGIQMTSAATGVDHRFVLAVLMQESHGCVRVNTTSGGVRNPGLMQDHNGVGSCNDNHTVQKPCPSATIYQMIREGTAGTSSGDGLANCINQSGHGDVSDFYRGARIYNSGSISKSGNLQSNIATHCYASDIAK encoded by the exons ATGTTGAAG TTTTCTGTAACCCTACTTGCCGGTGCGGCCATGGTTGCTGCTTTCCCTCCCTCTATCATCAAGGCACCTACTGAGTCCGTTCCTGATACCGTGGACTTCTCTGTCCCCCAAGGGAACTGGATGCCCTCTCGCACCACTCCTGATGTTCCCTCTGCTGCCAATGTCAAGCTAGCTGCCCGTGCCACTGGCGAAAAGGTTAGCAACGGAAACATTGCCAGATTCGACAACTCCAACATCCAGGACGGTGCAGGCGATGGTGTTGACAGCTACACGCTGTACCTTGGCAGCGGAAGCACATCTGCCGGCTGGCCTGACCAGAGCCGTTGGGTTTCTTTCGAGAACATGTTCAACAACTATAAGCCTCAGATGTTCGCTGCCTGTGGTAACCAGGATGGTCGTATTCCCAATACCGATGGCCCGGAAGTG GGAGCTATCTGGGACGGTATTCAAATGACTTCGGCAGCAACTGGAGTCGATCACCGTTTTGTGCTCGCCGTTTTGATGCAGGAATCACACGGTTGTGTCCGTGTCAACACAACCTCCGGTGGTGTTAGAAACCCAGGTTTGATGCAGG ATCACAATGGAGTGGGCAGCTGCAACGACAACCACACCGTGCAGAAGCCTTGCCCGTCTGCCACCATCTACCAGATGATCCGGGAGGGAACCGCTGGTACCTCATCCGGCGATGGCTTGGCCAACTGCATCAACCAGTCTGGCCACGGTGATGTCTCCGATTTCTATCGCGGTGCTCGTATCTACAACTCTGGATCCATCTCTAAGAGTGGTAACCTTCAGAGCAACATTGCTACTCACTGCTATGCTTCTGACATTGCAAAGTAA
- a CDS encoding uncharacterized protein (EggNog:ENOG41) — translation MASHAADQQNKTRRGCWTCKDRRVACGRQIPSCSNCIRSNRKCLGYGVRLSWPRTSDSKRAMVGMSTSRSHPAQGAAKRRSTLMLVHTSARDIDMYHYLRKLRTGAYERQPVHFVFPPPPLPWSPGNPDSNTLELMDYFANVSYSTLSVLGVDPGRLRNLLLRMTVSSSTLPTFALKSSLLAVSSLHRDGLRDLALRYKIAAINALAESAKSGHPSAVESAQHAATCMLLATFETQHHSESSGQWVLYVDGAKHIVQTTGLDKRSDQAELNPVLDWIYYLDIMSWFVMRHWRHLSTLPHSAADKIALSRGKSPLLLNRTTSLRTVLEPIAAVCDILVEPHDPRAQVTEYQSKLRSLESTLINNPMPKTTITESDEEDITAELYHLATLVYLFSGSASSCTLYHQLDGLIDRGFYLIRKLSTCERSFPLLILGSEARNDEERMLLLELIHKTGAKHNDSNLMRIKAGLEMVWSQRDLEADEDEYSDLSYLHRLDTVISSACTLPFFS, via the exons ATGGCGTCGCATGCAGCCGACCAGCAGAATAAGACTAGAAGAGGATGTTGGACTTGCAAAG ATCGCCGGGTTGCCTGCGGCCGCCAAATCCCCAGCTGTTCAAATTGCATCAGGTCGAATCGAAAATGTCTGGGCTACGGCGTGCGGCTCTCATGGCCACGAACCAGTGATTCCAAAAGAGCCATGGTAGGCATGTCAACCTCACGCTCACACCCAGCACAAGGAGCCGCAAAGCGTCGATCCACCTTGATGCTGGTACACACATCTGCCAGAGACATCGACATGTATCACTATCTTCGAAAGCTGCGAACTGGAGCAT ATGAGAGGCAACCGGTCCACTTCGTCTTCCCTCCACCACCTCTGCCCTGGTCTCCAGGCAATCCCGATTCTAACACTCTAGAGCTAATGGACTATT TTGCCAATGTATCTTACTCTACGCTGTCCGTTTTGGGGGTCGATCCCGGTCGTCTACGAAATCTCCTGCTTCGTATGACTGTTTCTAGCAGCACACTCCCTACCTTCGCGCTCAAATCATCACTGCTGGCCGTGTCGTCACTGCATCGTGACGGTCTGCGGGACTTGGCTCTCCGGTATAAGATCGCTGCCATCAACGCCCTGGCGGAGTCGGCCAAATCTGGACACCCAAGTGCCGTGGAGTCTGCACAGCATGCTGCTACCTGCATGCTTTTGGCCACGTTTGAGACCCAGCACCACTCCGAGTCTTCAGGCCAATGGGTGCTTTATGTTGACGGTGCCAAGCACATCGTCCAAACCACAGGCCTTGACAAACGATCAGACCAAGCCGAGCTCAATCCTGTTCTAGATTGGATTTACTATTTGGACATTATGTCATGGTTTGTCATGCGGCATTGGCGCCACCTTTCCACATTACCACATTCCGCTGCAGATAAAATCGCCCTGAGTCGTGGGAAATCTCCCTTG TTACTGAATCGCACTACCTCGCTTCGTACAGTTTTGGAACCTATTGCTGCCGTTTGCGATATTCTCGTTGAGCCCCATGATCCCCGAGCTCAGGTCACCGAGTACCAAAGTAAACTCCGCTCACTAGAGAGTACACTTATCAACAACCCTATGCCTAAGACCACTATAACAGAGTCAGATGAGGAAGACATTACGGCAGAGCTTTATCATCTTGCAACCCTCGTCTACCTTTTTAGTGGATCAGCAAGTTCTTGTACTCTATATCATCAGCTCGATGGCTTGATCGACCGCGGATTTTATCTCATCAGAAAGCTCAGCACATGCGAGCGATCTTTCCCGCTCTTGATACTTGGTTCCGAAGCACGCAATGATGAGGAACGAATGCTTTTACTTGAACTTATCCATAAGACAGGGGCAAAACATAACGATAGCAACCTCATGCGTATAAAAGCGGGCCTTGAAATGGTGTGGTCACAGCGAGACCTTGAAGCTGACGAAGATGAATACAGCGACCTAAGCTACCTCCACAGACTAGACACCGTCATCAGCTCTGCATGTACATTGCCATTCTTTTCATAA
- a CDS encoding uncharacterized protein (EggNog:ENOG41~TransMembrane:12 (i46-65o85-101i113-132o138-160i172-193o199-221i276-295o315-335i356-375o381-401i413-437o449-470i)), with protein sequence MNQKQLDLEAAKLPAENNNDPNLVTWDGPQDPENPKNWPNKIKWRYTVAVSFFTFISPVSSAMIAPALSKLGEDLSMNSKLEVELALSIFILAYSVGPLFFGPASELYGRVRLLQLSNIWYLAWNLGCGFAQTPAELFVFRFLAGIGGSAPLALGGGAISDIWSAEERGKAMGIYTLAPLLGPVVGPIAGGFIAEYTTWRWVFWSSSVAAVFIQAIGLIWLRESHPGTLLRRKRDCIAKATGNHKLHTGNIECERLVRKIGRALERPFRMFITQPIITVIAIYMAYLFGTLYLMLGTFPEIWTEWYGESVGIGGLNYLSIAIGSFTGLILNFFFIDRIYRNLKARNNGMGRPEFRMPTMFIGSIMVSIGLFWYGWSVQARLHWIMPNIGVAICSAGTMGCLQGMQTYIVDSYPTYTASAMAACAFLRSLAGFGFPLFAPYLYSDLGYGWGTSVLAFISIGVGIPAPFFFWRFGDKLRALSKYAAN encoded by the coding sequence ATGAACCAAAAACAGTTGGACTTGGAGGCAGCGAAATTACCTGCCGAAAACAACAATGATCCCAATCTCGTCACCTGGGATGGGCCGCAAGACCCTGAAAATCCAAAGAATTGGCCGAACAAGATCAAATGGCGCTACACGGTAGCGGTGTCCTTCTTCACATTCATCTCCCCTGTTTCATCCGCCATGATAGCGCCAGCTCTATCCAAACTCGGCGAAGACCTCAGCATGAACAGCAAACTGGAGGTCGAACTGGCCCTGTCTATTTTCATCCTCGCCTATTCCGTCGGCCCGTTGTTCTTCGGACCTGCATCTGAGCTTTATGGACGGGTGCGTCTACTACAGCTTAGCAATATATGGTATCTTGCATGGAACCTAGGCTGTGGCTTTGCACAGACTCCAGCCGAGTTATTTGTCTTTCGCTTCTTAGCTGGTATTGGCGGAAGCGCCCCTCTTGCTCTGGGAGGAGGCGCTATTAGTGATATCTGGAGCGCCGAAGAACGCGGGAAAGCCATGGGAATCTACACTCTTGCACCGCTCCTGGGCCCGGTTGTTGGACCGATTGCTGGAGGCTTCATTGCCGAGTACACTACTTGGCGTTGGGTATTCTGGTCATCTAGCGTCGCAGCTGTGTTTATCCAGGCCATTGGATTAATATGGCTCCGCGAGTCGCATCCAGGTACCTTGTTACGAAGGAAGCGAGATTGTATCGCGAAAGCTACGGGAAACCACAAGCTGCATACTGGAAACATCGAGTGTGAAAGACTTGTGAGGAAAATCGGCAGGGCTCTCGAAAGACCATTTCGCATGTTCATAACCCAACCGATTATCACGGTTATTGCGATTTATATGGCATACCTCTTCGGGACCCTGTATCTGATGCTCGGAACCTTCCCAGAGATTTGGACAGAATGGTATGGCGAGAGTGTGGGTATTGGCGGGTTAAACTACCTTTCTATCGCTATCGGTTCATTCACCGGTCTTATActcaatttcttcttcatcgatcGCATATACCGCAACCTCAAGGCGAGAAACAACGGCATGGGGCGGCCTGAGTTCCGAATGCCAACCATGTTTATCGGATCCATCATGGTCTCCATCGGTCTGTTCTGGTATGGATGGAGTGTACAGGCCCGCCTCCACTGGATCATGCCCAACATTGGTGTTGCCATTTGCTCGGCAGGGACTATGGGGTGTTTACAGGGCATGCAAACGTACATCGTCGACAGCTATCCGACCTACACGGCTAGTGCTATGGCTGCTTGCGCGTTTCTCCGCAGCTTGGCCGGTTTTGGATTCCCTCTCTTCGCTCCATACCTGTACAGCGACCTGGGTTATGGATGGGGGACAAGCGTTCTCGCCTTTATCAGCATTGGCGTGGGTATTCCAgcgccctttttcttttggaggTTTGGTGATAAGCTAAGAGCTCTGTCAAAATATGCTGCAAACTGA
- a CDS encoding uncharacterized protein (EggNog:ENOG41~SECRETED:SignalP(1-18)) — MKLFYLVAGLSAIYGVEAATESTITCSACQPPSSTNDIVTRSAVATPSCSGASFTIIPNKTGAGSSAIEPTGSGTATPTAVVPVAAGSRNVAGIAGVLVIAAVAPYLM, encoded by the exons ATGAAGCTCTTCTACCTCGTGGCCGGTCTGTCTG CCATCTATGGCGTTGAAGCAGCGACCGAGTCTACAATTACCTGCAGTGCCTGTCAACCACCTTCATCGACAAACGATATTGTGACGCGCTCTGCAGTGGCTACGCCTTCCTGCTCTGGTGCTTCATTCACTATTATTCCCAACAAAACTGGGGCGGGCTCTAGCGCCATCGAACCCACGGGCAGTGGGACTGCTACTCCAACCGCTGTTGTGCCTGTCGCCGCTGGCAGCAGAAATGTTGCTGGTATTGCAGGTGTTCTGGTTATCGCAGCTGTGGCTCCCTACTTAATGTAA
- a CDS encoding uncharacterized protein (EggNog:ENOG41~SECRETED:SignalP(1-18)~CAZy:GH93) produces MFLHKLFSALLIPVGVFGNPVSIEQRSPGNVAQAGSPVVIDTDGIYIRGSPLNTGGLIAGYTAHEDGQSILRLAESTNGGSSWSFLGEVYRANSTAHDVDNAMPLQLPSGRIVYAYRNHDRTGNTYTYYRITLSYSDDGGKTFLYASTVEQQAATSTPNGLWEPFLRVAADGSLQCYYSAENNGADQDGYMKRSTDGGLTWSNWIKVSGDNVTSRDGMIGVANLDNSGNLIAVFENTESGPFSIDYVLSHDDGNSWGQRARLYTAKNGKNAGAPQVVNVGGTLVTSFMTNEDVAGVGGNGIDGAQMKVVTSTNGGQAWGPTTVTGAAGSHWPGLYTLDQTHFLALYTKDGLGAVSQDYQLVN; encoded by the exons ATGTTTCTCCATAAACTATTTTCTGCTCTGCTCATTCCTGTCGGGGTTTTCGGTAACCCTGTCAGTATTGAGCAAAGATCGCCCGGAAACGTGGCTCAGGCTGGCTCACCTGTTGTTATTGATACAGATGGCATATACATTCGGGGGAGTCCTCTGAACACTGGAGGTCTGATAGCTGGTTATACTGCGCATGAAGACGGCCAGAGTATTCTTCGACTTGCTGAGTCTACTAATGGTGGTTCTTCATGGAGCTTTCTTGGCGAAGTCTACCGTGCTAATTCAACTGCTCATGATGTTGATAACGCTATGCCTTTGCAGCTCCCTAGTGGACGTATCGTATACGCCTACCGCAACCATGATCGCACCGGAAACACTTACACGTACTACCGAATAACTCTGTCGTATTCCGATGACGGCGGCAAGACCTTTCTCTATGCATCAACCGtggagcagcaagcagccacTTCTACTCCCAATGGCCTTTGGGAACCTTTTCTACGTGTCGCCGCGGACGGATCGCTGCAATGTTACTATTCCGCCGAGAACAATGGGGCAGACCAGGATGGATATATGAAGCGTTCGACTGATGGAGGATTGACTTGGTCAAACTGGATTAAGGTATCTGGAGATAATGTCACGTCGCGCGATGGAATGATTGGTGTTGCCAATCTCGACAATTCAGGCAACTTGAT TGCTGTTTTTGAGAATACGGAATCCGGCCCCTTTTCCATCGACTATGTTCTGTCCCATGACGACGGCAACTCCTGGGGTCAGCGGGCACGCTTGTATACAGCAAAGAACGGGAAAAATGCCGGAGCTCCTCAAGTGGTTAATGTCGGTGGCACCCTTGTCACAAGCTTTATGACAAATGAGGACGTGGCCGGAGTTGGTGGTAACGGCATTGATGGAGCCCAGATGAAAGTTGTTACAAGTACAAACGGAGGTCAAGCATGGGGCCCAACTACTGTCACAGGTGCCGCCGGTTCGCACTGGCCCGGGCTCTATACCCTCGACCAGACCCATTTCCTTGCTCTCTATACTAAAGACGGCTTGGGTGCAGTCAGTCAGGATTACCAACTTGTCAATTGA
- a CDS encoding uncharacterized protein (EggNog:ENOG41) encodes MASYLVTGASRGIGFEFVRQLSADANNIVVALVRDKEATEKKIAAEITASNITVVQADITNIEELQAAVAIVSKVTNGTLDYVIANAGKISDWSGLDDVQDLGLGDPKLLEEDMLELFRINVVGNAHLFNLVVPLVRKGTAKKVIAISSGLAESTMTIRWRLTLGYPYAVSKGALNTLITKFQAQYIDEGILFLAVCPGTVDTGHLVNPNEKQQNNLMAMGAAFQKYQPNFTGPVQPSEAVTDVLKVVHNATIEKDAGGFVSHLGNQQWL; translated from the exons ATGGCCTCTTATCTTGTTACTGGCGCTTCGCGAGGCATTGGA TTTGAGTTCGTTCGGCAACTATCCGCCGATGCCAATAACATCGTTGTTGCTCTGGTCCGCGACAAAGAGgcaacagagaagaagatcgCTGCGGAGATTACTGCCTCCAACATCACTGTTGTCCAGGCTGACATAACCAACATTGAAGAGCTCCaagccgccgtcgccatcgtaTCCAAAGTAACTAATGGTACACTTGACTACGTCATTGCTAACGCGGGCAAGATCTCGGACTGGTCCGGCTTGGACGATGTCCAAGATCTGGGCTTGGGGGACCCTAAGCTGCTAGAAGAAGACATGTTGGAGCTATTCCGCATAAACGTTGTTGGTAACGCGCACCTATTCAATCTTGTTGTTCCGCTTGTCAGGAAAGGCACGGCGAAAAAGGTTATTGCCATCTCGTCAGGCTTGGCTGAGTCGACTATGACTATTAGGTGGAGGCTGACTCTCGGTTACCCTTACGCGGTCAGTAAGGGAGCGCTTAACACACTCATTACAAAATTCCAAGCGCAGTATATTGATGAAGGAATCCTTTTCCTGGCTGTATGCCCCGGGACAGTTGATACTGGCCACTTGGTCAATCCAAACGAAAAGCAGCAAAACAATCTCATGGCTATGGGAGCAGCGTTTCAGAAGTATCAGCCCAACTTCACAGGGCCTGTGCAGCCGTCGGAAGCAGTCACAGACGTACTCAAGGTTGTGCATAACGCTACCATTGAGAAGGATGCCGGAGGATTTGTGTCGCATTTAGGAAACCAGCAGTGGCTGTAA
- a CDS encoding uncharacterized protein (EggNog:ENOG41~SECRETED:SignalP(1-18)) encodes MFFSQAAIAFLAVGLAAAAPVVEKRAAITDADILNYALTLEHLEDAFYRQGLANFTEADFAKAGYDATFYGNVQKLSTDETTHVSFLTSALKAAGAHPVDACSYSFGVTDVASFLATASILEGVGVSAYLGAAADIMSKTYLTAAGSILTVESRHSSYLRANLKEAPFPQPFDAPLTLDEVYSLASGFITSCPSSNPPLPVKAFPKLQLAPTTTKSVTPGATVTLLTPGYTLKAENDAQIYAAFIAVTGPTFVPAKPVNGGFSVTIPKGFAGQTYVVLTTCKEGVSDNTTAAGPAIIEISA; translated from the exons ATGTTCTTCTCCCAAGCTGCCATTGCTTTCTTGGCTGTcggcctcgccgccgcggCTCCAGTCGTTGAGAAGCGTGCTGCTATTACTGACG CTGATATACTCAACTATGCCCTGACGCTGGAACATCTCGAGGATGCCTTCTACCGCCAAGGCCTCGCCAACTTTACGGAGGCCGATTTCGCCAAAGCTGGCTACGATGCCACCTTCTATGGCAATGTTCAGAAACTTTCTACCGACGAGACGACTCACGTCTCCTTCTTGACTTCCGCTTTGAAAG ctgctggtgctcATCCCGTCGATGCGTGCTCATACAGTTTCGGCGTGACGGACGTAGCGAGCTTCCTAGCTACGGCATCTATCCTCGAGGGCGTTGGTGTCTCCGCCTATCTTGGTGCAGCCGCCGACATCATGAGCAAGACCTATCTCACTGCGGCTGGCTCCATCTTAACTGTTGAGAGCCGTCACTCCTCCTACTTGCGCGCCAATCTAAAGGAAGCCCCATTCCCTCAGCCATTTGACGCCCCTTTGACTCTGGATGAGGTATACTCGTTGGCTTCTGGGTTCATCACCTCTTGCCCGTCGAGTAATCCGCCCCTACCTGTAAAGGCCTTCCctaagctgcagcttgcccCTACGACTACTAAGTCCGTAACCCCCGGTGCAACGGTTACTCTTCTCACTCCC GGTTACACTCTGAAGGCCGAAAATGACGCCCAAATTTACGCTGCCTTTATTGCCGTTACTGGCCCAACTTTCGTTCCCGCTAAACCTGTCAATGGAGGCTTCTCTGTTACCATTCCCAAAGGCTTCGCCGGCCAGACCTACGTTGTATTGACCACCTGCAAGGAGGGTGTCTCGGACAACACTACCGCTGCTGGTCCTGCTATTATCGAG ATCTCGGCCTAA
- a CDS encoding uncharacterized protein (EggNog:ENOG41~SECRETED:SignalP(1-21)), which yields MQNLSAIRTAVILAFLSCVGALPAHQARDTSPLYPNIADTSHASATLVNFLNGFFTTKSLHNIDGWASYFAPSGDVYFDAIIGFGVDKANIPSAFSQFLSQGKPDGRSYPLTIIGDMNSAVVFGEDTPDMFGFETRTIAAVDFKDGRVARWVDYWDGRHDGLIALKSPSDEFLKTFGESNITRTPNPVIQNVTSQLNDALSTGNSFAAASLFSFDAVFEDRTTQTRIEGRNSIQQYFSRALASVPYGNGTTVRHVVGSSRGGAYEWIGSLTSPTQNGISGFKLDSNGSITILYTVWDSSQVNNSTMEMLIQLAVQL from the coding sequence ATGCAAAATCTTTCTGCTATCAGAACGGCTGTCATTCTGGCGTTTCTCAGCTGCGTGGGAGCCTTGCCGGCTCACCAGGCTCGGGATACGTCTCCTCTGTACCCCAACATTGCTGACACCAGCCACGCCTCGGCCACACTCGTCAATTTCCTCAACGGATTTTTCACTACCAAGAGCCTTCACAACATAGATGGCTGGGCGTCATACTTTGCACCCAGTGGAGATGTCTACTTCGACGCTATAATCGGCTTCGGGGTGGATAAGGCAAATATTCCATCTGCCTTTTCGCAATTTTTGAGCCAGGGCAAGCCGGACGGGAGATCTTATCCTCTTACAATCATCGGCGATATGAACAGTGCGGTAGTTTTTGGCGAAGATACGCCAGATATGTTTGGATTTGAAACTCGCACTATCGCTGCCGTGGACTTCAAAGACGGCAGAGTTGCAAGATGGGTGGATTACTGGGATGGACGCCATGACGGGCTTATTGCATTGAAAAGCCCCAGCGACGAGTTCCTCAAGACATTTGGGGAATCCAACATAACAAGGACACCGAATCCTGTGATACAGAATGTTACTTCCCAGCTTAACGACGCCCTTTCGACCGGCAACAGCTTTGCAGCCGCGTCGTTGTTTTCTTTCGATGCCGTCTTTGAAGATCGTACAACGCAGACTCGGATAGAAGGTCGGAACAGCATACAGCAATACTTTTCTCGAGCACTGGCCAGTGTACCCTACGGGAACGGTACTACCGTTAGACACGTTGTAGGCTCTTCGAGGGGTGGTGCCTACGAGTGGATCGGTTCCCTTACATCACCTACTCAGAATGGCATATCGGGATTCAAGCTGGACTCTAATGGCAGCATCACAATACTCTATACTGTGTGGGATTCCTCGCAGGTGAACAATTCAACCATGGAAATGCTCATTCAACTTGCCGTTCAACTGTAA
- a CDS encoding uncharacterized protein (EggNog:ENOG41): MPPRPIAIAPTPNKAPIEPRNDDLQHGTTMPYTCQQCVRRKVKCDKALPSCSSCSKGEFECVYRAPDPPRPRKRKRNEDAHERLKRYQRILQENGLLSVADGKQTGQSTQNSMSPARTTGELVSGDGKSRYIGSGLWLNTGLVSMHERPEDAEEDQPVPAVATNLFTTDPITGVLLGGSHTLTHYHPSHRDAMKLWATHVENVEPLCKILHIPTTTKMVETVSQKPSTASKADECLLFAIYHFAVFSMSDENCVLEYGQSRIELMSKYQHAVWQALVNASWLKTTEMPIIQACVLFLISIRTQIDPHLFWMLTGIAVRIAQRMGLHHDGEGLGLSPFDVQMRRRVFWQLLPLDGYAGQISGTGISISPNSWDTKPPLNINDAQIYPDMTHQPEEQKGASEMIYCLTKTELSNLYTRTGVEMKDTGGTIQLKASGELEMLIDEVENSIETKYLRYCDIINPLHVLVLGSVRSATNAARLRSRISPLMNHTIGDPERKQLCTLARKIIDTDCTLYSNPHLGKFRWKIKALFLWDALTCILTSLAKVGFFSPAELKSNWSKMADVYLNHPEILNAKTAFHVAVGKITLKAWSTNPPSDATFEPDFVTTLRSQRENRPTGAPEKMGNVTFDEEGGMGVSSLNDSLFSSFDGTDFNLDNAVGLFPADWLFGN; encoded by the coding sequence ATGCCTCCTCGACCTATAGCAATTGCTCCCACGCCAAACAAGGCCCCAATTGAGCCTCGGAATGACGATTTACAACACGGCACTACAATGCCCTACACATGTCAACAGTGTGTGCGCAGAAAGGTCAAATGTGACAAGGCACTCCCATCATGCTCGAGCTGCAGTAAAGGCGAGTTTGAATGCGTCTATCGAGCACCGGATCCACCGCGACCGCGAAAGCGAAAGCGGAACGAGGACGCGCACGAGCGGTTGAAGCGGTATCAGCGCATCTTACAAGAAAATGGCCTTCTATCCGTAGCTGATGGCAAACAGACAGGCCAGAGCACGCAGAACTCAATGTCCCCTGCGAGGACGACTGGCGAACTGGTCTCCGGTGACGGCAAATCCCGGTATATTGGCAGTGGTCTCTGGCTCAATACTGGGCTAGTCAGCATGCATGAAAGACCGGAGGATGCAGAGGAAGACCAACCTGTTCCAGCAGTGGCTACGAATCTTTTCACAACGGATCCAATTACCGGTGTGCTTCTTGGAGGCTCGCATACTCTTACCCACTATCATCCCAGCCACAGAGATGCAATGAAGCTTTGGGCGACGCATGTTGAAAATGTCGAGCCTCTTTGTAAAATCCTACACATTccgacaacaacaaaaatgGTTGAAACAGTCTCTCAGAAACCCTCCACGGCGTCAAAAGCGGACGAGTGCTTACTTTTTGCCATTTACCACTTTGCCGTATTCTCTATGTCGGATGAGAATTGTGTGCTTGAATATGGGCAGTCACGCATTGAGCTGATGTCCAAGTACCAACATGCTGTTTGGCAAGCCCTAGTCAATGCATCATGGCTGAAGACCACAGAAATGCCCATAATCCAGGCGTGCGTGCTCTTTCTTATTTCCATTCGTACACAAATTGACCCTCACCTATTTTGGATGCTAACCGGTATTGCGGTCCGCATCGCCCAGCGTATGGGACTCCATCACGATGGAGAGGGTCTTGGATTATCCCCATTTGACGTTCAAATGCGGCGGCGAGTGttttggcagcttctcccTCTCGACGGATACGCAGGTCAAATCTCAGGCACCGGAATTTCCATCTCACCCAATAGCTGGGACACCAAACCACCGCTCAACATCAACGATGCGCAGATCTACCCTGATATGACGCACCagccagaagagcaaaaaggcgCCTCTGAGATGATTTACTGTCTCACAAAAACAGAGTTGTCCAATTTGTATACGCGAACTGGCGTCGAAATGAAGGATACCGGTGGTACGATTCAACTGAAAGCGAGTGGGGAGCTTGAAATGCTTATTGACGAGGTTGAAAACTCCATTGAGACCAAGTATCTCCGGTACTGCGATATCATCAACCCGCTGCACGTTCTAGTACTTGGGAGCGTGAGATCTGCTACCAACGCGGCGCGACTACGCAGCCGAATCTCCCCACTAATGAATCATACCATTGGCGATCCCGAAAGGAAACAACTTTGTACTCTGGCTCGGAAGATTATTGATACCGACTGCACACTATATAGCAACCCTCATTTGGGGAAATTTCGATGGAAAATAAAGGCGTTGTTCCTCTGGGATGCGCTAACGTGTATCCTGACCAGCCTAGCAAAGGTGGGATTCTTTTCGCCTGCAGAGCTCAAGAGCAACTGGAGCAAAATGGCAGACGTCTACTTGAACCACCCCGAAATTCTTAACGCCAAGACTGCGTTTCATGTTGCAGTTGGCAAGATAACACTCAAAGCCTGGTCAACCAATCCACCAAGCGATGCCACATTCGAGCCGGATTTTGTCACAACTTTGCGCTCTCAGCGCGAGAACAGGCCCACTGGCGCTCCGGAGAAGATGGGAAATGTTACATTCGACGAAGAAGGTGGAATGGGTGTATCCTCGCTTAACGATTCGCTTTTTAGCAGCTTTGATGGAACGGACTTCAATTTGGACAATGCTGTTGGTCTTTTTCCTGCCGACTGGTTGTTTGGGAATTAG